A single window of Archangium gephyra DNA harbors:
- the cglE gene encoding adventurous gliding motility protein CglE, with protein MKKPLLAAVLAMLPTTALAGTPPEGVPLEVRRGFFTEADIGTFFTLGGENIYSNAQTYLQLGVGYDLTDKISMGVHFGLGASAANCFAGYMPGTNVCSMSDNFTVAFADVTAAYMVPLADRLYLMPKVAAGLSRLDPAPVGSGDPGAALTAPNAGLGIGIEYATPMDHFSVGADFLARYLIGPNIPTFAFFPRVKYTF; from the coding sequence ATGAAGAAGCCGCTGTTGGCCGCCGTGCTCGCGATGCTGCCCACTACCGCTCTGGCGGGGACTCCGCCGGAAGGTGTTCCGCTGGAGGTCCGCCGCGGCTTCTTCACCGAGGCCGACATCGGCACGTTCTTCACGCTGGGCGGGGAGAACATCTACTCGAACGCGCAGACGTACCTGCAGCTGGGCGTGGGGTACGACCTGACGGACAAGATCTCGATGGGCGTGCACTTCGGGCTGGGCGCGTCGGCGGCGAACTGCTTCGCCGGGTACATGCCGGGCACGAACGTGTGCAGCATGTCCGACAACTTCACGGTGGCGTTCGCCGATGTGACGGCGGCGTACATGGTGCCGCTGGCGGACCGTCTGTATTTGATGCCGAAGGTGGCGGCGGGCCTGTCTCGGTTGGATCCGGCGCCGGTGGGCAGTGGAGACCCGGGAGCGGCCCTGACGGCGCCGAACGCGGGGCTGGGCATTGGCATCGAGTACGCGACGCCGATGGACCACTTCTCGGTGGGAGCGGACTTCCTGGCCCGCTACCTCATCGGGCCCAACATCCCCACCTTCGCCTTCTTCCCGCGGGTGAAGTACACGTTCTGA
- a CDS encoding AgmX/PglI C-terminal domain-containing protein, giving the protein MAAGKKNGLKLRITGPDGSVHEAVSEAESVIVGSGAQAAVKLLDPRVSNLHVMLKVESTGSVTAIDLGSESGTQVGGQRVVGPRTLSPGDVLMLGGSRVEVLFGNAETPPPPAGAQVESGVGLQGSLLHPRAPEPRAPEVGNRVVPPGLRNRATPEQAVRNTPAPAARKARSLVAAHIREPLPPEALPTKDAKVLQVQLLWGDQMMSIQHFRDGVPVTIGEAKKNFFHVFESEVGARHVLAVGRGELYELHVPESAGVIVTHNGDVRTKDSLRAEGKLTASGKEHAYTLGLHDRAEVSLGTLTFVVRYVKPSPAVAVSSLAETDFTWFKIAGISFLAAGAFLAAMLLTPRSEAPSSDDIFASQQRVAKFLVQPAKQIDTKRLDLKGVEEGAKAKGEEGKFGKEEAKKAEADPSKPGTNIVNKNKREQDRKVVGRVGILGAMKNLKGGASDVFGPGGLGTGINNALGGLKSGAGLGDAQGVGGLGSRGSGTGGGGTALGLGGLGTKGNGRGAGDGGGIDLAGRGKSVTKIVPGKTTVVGGLDKDVIAKIIRSHQNEIKYCYETELNKNPSLAGKVAVAFTIDPAGAVSEANVTETTLNSSAAENCMLSRIRRWKFPEPKGGGVVAVTYPWLFSPAGE; this is encoded by the coding sequence ATGGCGGCGGGGAAGAAGAATGGATTGAAGCTGCGGATCACCGGGCCGGATGGCTCCGTGCACGAGGCTGTCTCCGAGGCCGAGAGCGTCATCGTGGGCTCGGGCGCTCAGGCGGCGGTGAAGCTGTTGGACCCTCGGGTCTCGAACCTTCACGTGATGTTGAAGGTCGAGTCCACGGGTTCGGTGACGGCCATTGATCTGGGCAGCGAGAGTGGCACGCAGGTGGGGGGTCAGCGGGTGGTGGGACCGCGGACGCTCTCGCCGGGTGACGTGCTGATGCTGGGTGGCTCGCGGGTGGAGGTGCTCTTCGGCAACGCCGAGACGCCGCCTCCTCCAGCGGGTGCGCAGGTGGAGAGTGGGGTGGGGCTGCAGGGCTCCCTGCTGCACCCTCGAGCCCCGGAGCCGCGCGCTCCGGAAGTGGGCAACCGGGTGGTGCCTCCGGGCCTGCGCAACCGGGCCACTCCCGAGCAGGCGGTGCGGAACACTCCGGCTCCGGCGGCGCGGAAGGCACGCTCGCTCGTGGCGGCGCACATCCGCGAGCCGCTGCCGCCCGAGGCGCTGCCCACCAAGGACGCGAAGGTCCTCCAGGTGCAGTTGCTCTGGGGCGACCAGATGATGTCCATCCAGCACTTCCGGGACGGAGTGCCGGTCACCATCGGCGAGGCGAAGAAGAACTTCTTCCACGTCTTCGAGTCCGAGGTGGGGGCCCGTCACGTGCTGGCGGTGGGGCGCGGCGAGCTGTACGAGCTGCACGTGCCCGAGTCCGCGGGCGTCATCGTCACCCACAATGGTGACGTGCGCACGAAGGACAGCCTTCGCGCCGAGGGCAAGCTGACGGCCTCGGGCAAGGAGCACGCGTACACGCTCGGCCTGCATGACCGGGCGGAGGTGTCGCTGGGCACGCTCACCTTCGTGGTGCGCTACGTGAAGCCATCGCCCGCCGTGGCGGTGAGCTCGCTGGCCGAGACGGACTTCACCTGGTTCAAGATCGCCGGCATCAGCTTCCTGGCGGCCGGCGCGTTCCTGGCGGCCATGCTGCTCACGCCTCGCTCCGAGGCTCCGTCCAGCGACGACATCTTCGCGAGCCAGCAGCGGGTGGCGAAGTTCCTGGTGCAGCCGGCGAAGCAGATCGACACCAAGCGCCTGGACCTCAAGGGCGTGGAGGAAGGCGCCAAGGCCAAGGGCGAGGAAGGCAAGTTCGGCAAGGAGGAGGCGAAGAAGGCCGAGGCCGATCCCTCCAAGCCGGGCACCAACATCGTCAACAAGAACAAGCGCGAGCAGGACCGCAAGGTGGTGGGCCGGGTGGGCATCCTGGGCGCGATGAAGAACCTCAAGGGTGGCGCCTCGGACGTCTTCGGTCCGGGTGGCCTGGGCACGGGCATCAACAACGCGCTGGGCGGCCTCAAGAGCGGTGCGGGTCTCGGGGATGCGCAGGGCGTGGGCGGACTCGGCTCGCGTGGCTCGGGCACGGGCGGTGGCGGTACCGCGCTGGGCCTCGGCGGCCTGGGCACCAAGGGCAATGGCCGCGGCGCGGGTGACGGCGGCGGCATCGACCTGGCGGGCCGTGGCAAGTCGGTGACGAAGATCGTCCCCGGAAAGACCACGGTGGTGGGCGGCCTCGACAAGGACGTGATCGCCAAGATCATCCGGAGCCACCAGAACGAGATCAAGTACTGCTACGAGACCGAGCTCAACAAGAACCCGAGCCTCGCGGGCAAGGTGGCGGTGGCCTTCACGATCGACCCGGCGGGAGCGGTGTCGGAGGCGAACGTGACGGAGACGACGCTGAACAGCTCGGCCGCGGAGAACTGCATGCTCTCGCGCATCCGCCGCTGGAAGTTCCCCGAGCCCAAGGGTGGCGGTGTGGTGGCGGTGACGTACCCGTGGCTGTTCTCGCCCGCGGGTGAGTAG
- a CDS encoding tetratricopeptide repeat protein, producing MAFRRTLAAATLALTTACATTSQVKPVPVATTEAPAPAPAPAPVAETKQERDMRETFAQAVAAFDAGDYAKAEEGFREVVARAPQSLNAQFNLGIIAERQGRLADAQAAYEKVRFLEPGHVPTLLNLGRLYRVQEKYEEAISLYEAGLKVKGREYEASLLNNLTVAYRLAGKHEQAEATARRVLARHPDDAEAYKNLALVYYDQGKYRLAELVLANARKLDEKDPGIYNNLGMIYLKLEDRPRALAQFQKAVSLDERFAPGYLNLGAMALAWRDYAGAERSFSKAVELEPGSHEAWLYYAYALDGQKGRDAKKGIAAGEAFEKVLTLRAEQPEAVCGAGWAYAVERAGWDKAEGFLQRCKDLGSTSAQDKQLIDSKLQGIAAMRKNGQPEAAPEEKAPNPAAVGGSGSMLDKVSDESAPQEGAPAEGAAPAESGATLVEGAAASPAPSEPAAEPPAEAPKAE from the coding sequence ATGGCGTTCCGCCGCACCCTCGCCGCCGCCACGCTGGCCCTCACGACCGCGTGCGCCACGACCTCGCAGGTGAAGCCCGTGCCCGTGGCCACCACCGAGGCTCCGGCGCCCGCTCCGGCTCCCGCTCCCGTCGCCGAGACGAAGCAGGAGCGCGACATGCGGGAGACCTTCGCCCAGGCCGTCGCCGCCTTCGACGCGGGTGACTACGCGAAGGCCGAGGAGGGCTTCCGAGAGGTGGTGGCCCGGGCGCCCCAGAGCCTCAACGCCCAGTTCAACCTGGGCATCATCGCCGAGCGCCAGGGGCGGCTCGCCGACGCCCAGGCCGCCTATGAGAAGGTCCGCTTCCTCGAGCCCGGCCATGTGCCCACGCTGCTCAACCTGGGCCGCCTGTACCGGGTGCAGGAGAAGTACGAGGAGGCCATCTCCCTCTACGAGGCCGGGCTGAAGGTGAAGGGCCGCGAGTACGAGGCGTCGCTGCTCAACAACCTCACCGTGGCCTACCGGCTCGCCGGCAAGCACGAGCAGGCCGAGGCCACCGCCCGCCGCGTGCTCGCGCGCCACCCGGATGACGCCGAGGCGTACAAGAACCTCGCGCTCGTCTACTACGACCAGGGCAAGTACCGGCTCGCCGAGCTGGTGCTCGCCAACGCGCGCAAGCTCGATGAGAAGGACCCCGGCATCTACAACAACCTGGGGATGATCTACCTGAAGCTGGAAGACCGGCCCCGCGCGCTCGCGCAGTTCCAGAAGGCCGTGTCGCTCGACGAGCGCTTCGCTCCCGGCTACCTCAACCTCGGCGCCATGGCGCTGGCCTGGCGCGACTACGCGGGCGCCGAGCGCTCCTTCTCCAAGGCCGTGGAACTGGAGCCCGGCTCGCACGAGGCCTGGCTCTACTACGCGTATGCGTTGGACGGGCAGAAGGGCCGCGACGCGAAGAAGGGCATCGCCGCGGGCGAGGCCTTCGAGAAGGTGCTCACGCTGCGCGCGGAGCAGCCCGAGGCCGTCTGTGGCGCGGGCTGGGCCTACGCCGTCGAGCGCGCCGGCTGGGACAAGGCCGAGGGCTTCCTCCAGCGCTGCAAGGACCTGGGCTCCACGAGCGCACAGGACAAGCAGCTGATCGACTCGAAGCTCCAGGGCATCGCGGCCATGCGCAAGAATGGCCAGCCCGAGGCCGCGCCCGAGGAGAAGGCCCCCAATCCGGCAGCCGTCGGAGGCAGTGGTTCGATGCTCGACAAGGTGTCCGATGAGTCGGCGCCGCAGGAGGGCGCGCCCGCCGAAGGTGCCGCGCCCGCCGAGAGTGGTGCCACGCTTGTCGAGGGCGCGGCGGCCTCGCCGGCCCCGAGCGAGCCGGCGGCCGAGCCTCCGGCCGAGGCCCCGAAGGCCGAATAA
- a CDS encoding tetratricopeptide repeat protein, translating to MKAVLRFGALAVGVALTAGGAGEAAQPSGKKASQAAAESRKGAARKQASSKQGPSKEAEAASKDASSKEAARQAPQEREPERQGPARMGPARMGPGSDNTPRIADAQKDGLADRKRDEAIEGFKRLIPKLQEGSHRRADMLYRLAELYWEKSKYLYQQEMNRYLEAEKAFDAATARGDKLEAPKEDHRESERFRAETMRIYEDLLGGYVDWPQRDEILFYLGYNLQELGRRDDAVKRYLQLIEEFPQSQFVPDTYVQLGNHYFDNNKLKEARSYYEKARASKVPKVYAYAVYKLAWCDYNGGAYDEGLAKLQEVVDYAGDRGEELGDLKTESLNDVIVFFVKLDKAKEGIAYFKAKAPEKRQERLISKMAAQLVDVGLYDSAIETYRVLIQDKPMGPGAPDYQQSIVRAHEGLRQRNQVRAEMKRMVELYRPGSEWWQANTGNKPVLRNAFSVTEEAMRVMVTDYHQEAQKTRQVETYRLARDIYKQYVDTFATSEDPEFISDSAFNMRFFYAEILWALEEWEAAAAQYDAVVAFKIPERDSAREVSNETYRKNASFAAIMAYDKLVKIERGQLARSELKDGQKVDENKSKGQIEKKGRITKKDTDQAEEPLTRFEDRLVAACDTYNKLYPDNPDEIDLRYQAALIVYDRHHYMDAARRFGEIINKYPAERRSRDAADLTMYVLESREEWLELNKLSRQFLANEKLLKPSPEFATRVARVVEGSQYKWIHEVVYQKEKNPAKAAELFLEYVKEFPRSENADRALTSAMVIFQEAGQLDRGVAAGERVLTDYAGSPFEPKIRYTLARLYEKLAEFRKAAAMYAAFVDAHDAATRADEARKAKPVASKGKDAKGKDAKGKDAKKESLSSDAPSADEARSSKDEERRQLLAEASKWVPDALFNAGLWWEGVGESDKAISAYRAYMSRFKDRPDVPQLAYNIGLVHEKDHKPAEAARAFESFAETYGRDSRTSAAQLYLARYRQLIAYRELKNARDTERVQGELVRGWAKLSPEEKQRPDLLDAYGHARFLAVEYDWQRYTNIRFKSVATIRRDLTAKQQSIQKLEKAYVDVLGTGSGEWGIAALTRIGLAYADFARNILESPDPAGLDEEQTAMYRGELENLALPLEDKATEALEKALGKAYELSLYNEWTLAAQDQVNRYRPGAYAQVRQVPFRGSEFFVTSDVAKEPGLPEVSQATPASQEPAAPAAPAPASHETPAPAGNAAPIPPTASGEAQP from the coding sequence GGAGGCCGAGGCGGCTTCCAAGGACGCCTCTTCCAAGGAGGCGGCGCGTCAGGCCCCCCAGGAGCGGGAGCCCGAGCGCCAGGGCCCGGCCCGCATGGGTCCCGCGCGCATGGGTCCGGGATCGGACAACACGCCGCGCATCGCCGATGCCCAGAAGGACGGGCTGGCGGACCGCAAGCGCGACGAGGCCATCGAGGGCTTCAAGCGCCTGATCCCCAAGCTGCAGGAGGGCTCGCACCGCCGGGCGGACATGCTCTACCGGCTCGCCGAGCTCTACTGGGAGAAGTCCAAGTACCTCTACCAGCAGGAGATGAACCGCTACCTCGAGGCGGAGAAGGCCTTCGACGCGGCCACCGCCCGCGGCGACAAGCTGGAGGCGCCCAAGGAGGATCACCGCGAGAGCGAGCGCTTCCGCGCCGAGACGATGCGCATCTACGAGGACCTGCTGGGCGGCTACGTGGACTGGCCCCAGCGCGACGAGATCCTCTTCTACCTCGGCTACAACCTCCAGGAGCTCGGCCGGCGCGATGACGCGGTGAAACGCTACCTGCAGCTGATCGAGGAGTTCCCCCAGTCGCAGTTCGTCCCGGACACCTACGTCCAGCTGGGCAACCACTACTTCGACAACAACAAGCTCAAGGAGGCCCGCTCCTACTACGAGAAGGCGCGCGCCTCGAAGGTGCCCAAGGTCTACGCCTACGCCGTCTACAAGCTGGCGTGGTGCGACTACAACGGCGGCGCCTACGACGAGGGTCTCGCCAAGCTGCAGGAGGTGGTGGACTACGCCGGTGATCGCGGCGAGGAGCTGGGTGACCTCAAGACCGAGTCGCTCAACGACGTCATCGTCTTCTTCGTCAAGCTGGACAAGGCGAAGGAGGGCATCGCCTATTTCAAGGCCAAGGCTCCCGAGAAGCGCCAGGAGCGGCTGATCTCCAAGATGGCCGCCCAGCTCGTGGACGTGGGTCTGTACGACAGCGCCATCGAGACGTACCGCGTCCTCATCCAGGACAAGCCGATGGGCCCCGGCGCGCCCGACTACCAGCAGTCCATCGTCCGCGCCCATGAGGGCCTGCGCCAGCGCAACCAGGTGCGCGCCGAGATGAAGCGCATGGTGGAGCTGTACCGTCCCGGCAGCGAGTGGTGGCAGGCCAACACCGGCAACAAGCCCGTGCTGCGCAACGCCTTCAGCGTCACCGAGGAGGCCATGCGCGTCATGGTCACCGACTACCACCAGGAGGCGCAGAAGACGCGCCAGGTGGAGACGTACCGGCTCGCCCGCGACATCTACAAGCAGTACGTGGACACCTTCGCCACCAGCGAGGATCCCGAGTTCATCTCCGACTCCGCCTTCAACATGCGGTTCTTCTACGCGGAGATCCTCTGGGCCCTCGAGGAGTGGGAGGCCGCCGCCGCCCAGTACGACGCAGTGGTCGCCTTCAAGATTCCGGAGCGCGACTCGGCCCGCGAGGTCTCCAACGAGACCTACCGCAAGAACGCCTCCTTCGCCGCCATCATGGCCTACGACAAGCTCGTGAAGATCGAGCGCGGTCAGCTGGCCAGGAGCGAGCTCAAGGACGGCCAGAAGGTCGACGAGAACAAGTCCAAGGGCCAGATCGAGAAGAAGGGCCGCATCACCAAGAAGGACACGGATCAGGCCGAGGAGCCGCTCACGCGCTTCGAGGATCGGCTGGTCGCCGCGTGCGACACCTACAACAAGCTCTACCCGGACAACCCGGATGAGATCGACCTGCGCTACCAGGCCGCCCTCATCGTCTACGACCGCCACCACTACATGGACGCGGCCCGGCGCTTCGGGGAGATCATCAACAAGTACCCCGCCGAGCGGCGCTCGCGTGACGCGGCGGACCTGACCATGTACGTGCTCGAGTCCCGCGAGGAGTGGCTCGAGCTCAACAAGCTCTCGCGGCAGTTCCTCGCCAACGAGAAGCTGCTCAAGCCCAGCCCCGAGTTCGCCACCCGCGTGGCCCGCGTCGTCGAGGGCTCGCAGTACAAGTGGATCCACGAGGTCGTCTACCAGAAGGAGAAGAACCCGGCGAAGGCCGCCGAGCTCTTCCTCGAGTACGTGAAGGAGTTCCCCAGGTCGGAGAACGCGGACCGCGCGCTCACCTCGGCCATGGTCATCTTCCAGGAGGCCGGGCAGCTCGACCGCGGCGTGGCCGCCGGCGAGCGCGTCCTCACCGACTACGCGGGCAGCCCCTTCGAGCCGAAGATCCGCTACACGCTCGCGCGCCTCTACGAGAAGCTCGCCGAGTTCCGCAAGGCCGCCGCCATGTACGCCGCCTTCGTGGACGCCCATGACGCCGCCACCCGCGCCGATGAGGCTCGCAAGGCGAAGCCGGTGGCCAGCAAGGGCAAGGACGCGAAGGGCAAGGACGCCAAGGGCAAGGACGCGAAGAAGGAGTCCCTGTCCTCCGACGCGCCGAGCGCCGACGAGGCCCGCTCCAGCAAGGACGAGGAGCGCCGCCAGCTGCTCGCCGAGGCCAGCAAGTGGGTGCCGGATGCCCTCTTCAACGCCGGCCTCTGGTGGGAGGGCGTGGGCGAGTCCGACAAGGCCATCTCCGCCTACCGCGCGTACATGTCCCGCTTCAAGGACCGGCCGGACGTGCCGCAGCTCGCCTACAACATCGGCCTCGTCCACGAGAAGGACCACAAGCCGGCCGAGGCCGCGCGGGCCTTCGAGTCCTTCGCCGAGACGTACGGGCGCGACTCGCGCACCTCGGCCGCCCAGCTCTACCTGGCCCGCTACCGGCAGCTCATCGCCTACCGCGAGCTGAAGAACGCGCGTGACACCGAGCGCGTGCAGGGCGAGCTCGTCCGCGGCTGGGCGAAGCTGTCCCCCGAGGAGAAGCAGCGGCCGGACCTGCTCGACGCCTACGGCCACGCGCGCTTCCTCGCCGTGGAGTACGACTGGCAGCGGTACACGAACATCCGCTTCAAGAGCGTCGCCACCATCCGGCGCGACCTCACCGCCAAGCAGCAGTCCATCCAGAAGCTGGAGAAGGCCTACGTGGACGTGCTCGGCACCGGCTCGGGCGAGTGGGGCATCGCCGCGCTCACCCGCATCGGCCTGGCCTACGCCGACTTCGCGCGCAACATCCTCGAGTCGCCGGATCCCGCCGGGCTCGACGAGGAGCAGACGGCCATGTACCGCGGCGAGCTGGAGAACCTCGCGCTCCCGCTGGAGGACAAGGCCACCGAGGCGCTCGAGAAGGCGCTGGGCAAGGCCTACGAGCTGTCGCTCTACAACGAGTGGACCCTGGCCGCGCAGGACCAGGTGAACCGCTACCGTCCCGGTGCCTACGCCCAGGTGCGCCAGGTGCCCTTCCGCGGCAGCGAGTTCTTCGTCACCTCGGACGTGGCCAAGGAGCCCGGCCTCCCCGAGGTCAGCCAGGCCACTCCCGCTTCCCAGGAGCCCGCCGCACCCGCGGCTCCGGCTCCCGCTTCCCATGAGACCCCGGCTCCCGCGGGCAACGCGGCGCCCATTCCGCCCACCGCTTCCGGGGAGGCCCAGCCGTGA